Proteins from a genomic interval of Streptomyces sp. NBC_00820:
- the gyrA gene encoding DNA gyrase subunit A — MTDDTSNFMPEPVTPEEETGEIVTTRIEPVGLDAEMQRSYLDYAMSVIVSRALPDVRDGLKPVHRRVLYAMYDGGYRPERGFYKCARVVGDVMGNYHPHGDSSIYDALVRLAQPWSMRMPLVDSNGNFGSPGNDPAAAMRYTECKLAPLSMEMVRDIDEDTVDFKDNYDGRSKEPTVLPARFPNLLINGSAGIAVGMATNIPPHNLREVASGAQWHLENPEASQEELLDALIERIKGPDFPTGALVVGRKGIEEAYRTGRGSITMRAVVEVEEIQNRQCLVVTELPYQVNPDNLAQKIADLVKDGKIGGIADVRDETSSRTGQRLVIVLKRDAVAKVVLNNLYKHTELQTNFGANMLALVDGVPRTLSLDAFIRHWVTHQIEVIVRRTRFRLRKAEERAHILRGLLKALDAIDEVIALIRRSDTVDIAREGLMGLLEIDEIQANAILEMQLRRLAALERQKIIQEHDELQAKITEYNAILASPVRQRQIVHDELAAIVDKFGDDRRSKLIPYDGDMSIEDLIAEEDIVVTVTRGGYVKRTKTDDYRAQKRGGKGVRGTKLKEDDIVDHFFISTTHHWLLFFTNKGRVYRAKAYELPEVGREARGQHVANLLAFQPDEAIAEILAIRDYEAAPYLVLATMSGLVKKTPLKDYDSPRSGGVIAINLRTREDGSDDELIGAELVSAEDDLLLVSKKAQSIRFTASDESLRPMGRATSGVKGMSFREGDELLSMNVVRPGTFVFTATDGGYAKRTAVDEYRVQGRGGLGIKAAKIVEDRGSLVGALIVEETDEILAITLSGGVIRTRVNEVRETGRDTMGVQLINLGKRDAVVGIARNAEAGREAEEVDGDVAVDETVEVVVTAGTDEGEAPSAE, encoded by the coding sequence ATGACCGACGACACCTCGAACTTCATGCCTGAGCCAGTGACGCCGGAGGAAGAGACCGGCGAGATCGTCACCACGCGCATCGAGCCGGTCGGCCTCGACGCGGAGATGCAGCGCTCGTACCTGGACTACGCGATGTCCGTCATCGTGTCCCGTGCGCTGCCCGACGTCCGGGACGGTCTCAAGCCCGTACACCGCCGTGTCCTGTACGCCATGTACGACGGCGGCTACCGCCCCGAGCGCGGCTTCTACAAGTGCGCCCGTGTCGTCGGTGACGTCATGGGTAACTACCACCCGCACGGTGACAGCTCGATCTACGACGCCCTGGTCCGCCTCGCCCAGCCGTGGTCGATGCGCATGCCGCTCGTGGACTCCAACGGCAACTTCGGCTCCCCGGGCAACGACCCGGCGGCCGCCATGCGCTACACCGAGTGCAAGCTGGCGCCGCTGTCGATGGAGATGGTCCGCGACATCGACGAGGACACCGTCGATTTCAAGGACAACTACGACGGCCGCTCCAAGGAGCCGACGGTCCTGCCGGCGCGCTTCCCGAACCTGCTGATCAACGGCTCGGCCGGTATCGCGGTCGGCATGGCGACCAACATCCCGCCGCACAACCTGCGCGAGGTCGCGTCCGGTGCCCAGTGGCACCTGGAGAACCCCGAGGCGTCGCAGGAGGAGCTGCTGGACGCCCTCATCGAGCGCATCAAGGGCCCGGACTTCCCGACCGGCGCGCTGGTCGTGGGCCGCAAGGGCATCGAGGAGGCGTACCGCACCGGTCGCGGCTCCATCACGATGCGCGCGGTGGTCGAGGTCGAGGAGATCCAGAACCGCCAGTGCCTGGTGGTCACCGAGCTGCCGTACCAGGTGAACCCGGACAACCTGGCGCAGAAGATCGCCGACCTGGTGAAGGACGGCAAGATCGGCGGCATCGCGGACGTCCGTGACGAGACGTCGTCGCGTACCGGTCAGCGTCTGGTGATCGTCCTCAAGCGGGACGCGGTCGCCAAGGTCGTCCTGAACAACCTGTACAAGCACACCGAGCTGCAGACGAACTTCGGCGCCAACATGCTGGCGCTGGTCGACGGGGTGCCGCGCACGCTGTCGCTGGACGCGTTCATCCGTCACTGGGTGACGCACCAGATCGAGGTCATCGTCCGCCGTACGCGCTTCAGGCTGCGCAAGGCCGAGGAGCGGGCGCACATCCTGCGTGGTCTGCTGAAGGCCCTGGACGCCATCGACGAGGTCATCGCGCTGATCCGGCGCAGTGACACCGTCGACATCGCGCGCGAGGGCCTGATGGGCCTGCTGGAGATCGACGAGATCCAGGCCAACGCGATCCTCGAGATGCAGCTGCGCCGTCTGGCCGCCCTGGAGCGCCAGAAGATCATCCAGGAGCACGACGAGCTCCAGGCGAAGATCACGGAGTACAACGCGATCCTCGCGTCGCCGGTCCGCCAGCGTCAGATCGTCCACGACGAGCTGGCCGCGATCGTCGACAAGTTCGGTGACGACCGCCGCAGCAAGCTGATCCCGTACGACGGCGACATGTCCATCGAGGACCTGATCGCCGAGGAGGACATCGTCGTCACCGTCACGCGGGGCGGCTACGTCAAGCGGACGAAGACGGACGACTACCGGGCGCAGAAGCGCGGCGGCAAGGGCGTGCGGGGTACGAAGCTGAAGGAGGACGACATCGTCGACCACTTCTTCATCTCCACCACGCATCACTGGCTGCTGTTCTTCACGAACAAGGGCCGGGTGTACCGGGCCAAGGCGTACGAGCTGCCCGAGGTGGGCCGTGAGGCGCGCGGTCAGCACGTGGCGAACCTGCTGGCCTTCCAGCCGGACGAGGCGATCGCCGAGATCCTCGCGATCCGCGACTACGAGGCGGCGCCGTACCTGGTGCTGGCCACCATGTCGGGTCTGGTCAAGAAGACGCCTCTGAAGGATTACGATTCGCCCCGCTCCGGTGGTGTCATCGCGATCAACCTGCGTACGCGTGAGGACGGTTCGGACGACGAGCTGATCGGCGCCGAGCTGGTCTCCGCCGAGGACGATCTGCTCCTGGTCAGCAAGAAGGCGCAGTCGATCCGGTTCACCGCTTCCGACGAGAGCCTGCGTCCGATGGGCCGTGCCACCTCCGGTGTGAAGGGCATGAGCTTCCGTGAGGGCGACGAACTGCTCTCGATGAATGTGGTGCGACCCGGTACGTTCGTCTTCACCGCGACGGACGGTGGGTACGCCAAGCGCACCGCCGTCGACGAGTACCGCGTCCAGGGGCGTGGCGGCCTCGGCATCAAGGCTGCCAAGATCGTGGAGGACCGCGGTTCTCTCGTCGGCGCGCTGATTGTGGAGGAGACCGACGAGATCCTCGCCATCACCCTGTCCGGCGGTGTGATTCGTACGCGAGTCAACGAGGTCAGGGAGACGGGCCGTGACACCATGGGCGTCCAACTGATCAACCTGGGCAAGCGCGATGCCGTGGTCGGTATCGCTCGTAACGCCGAGGCGGGGCGCGAGGCGGAGGAAGTCGACGGCGACGTGGCCGTGGACGAGACCGTCGAGGTTGTCGTGACCGCCGGCACGGACGAGGGTGAGGCGCCCTCGGCCGAGTAG
- a CDS encoding DUF3566 domain-containing protein: MSGATGAGSAGTSTGTEADGGGRGSAASKAGKASKASKADRGNKGGTAAAAAAKGTVAAAAASDPETAGLKAVGSKADAPSSSEAASSAPSASASSSSPSSSTSDSSTSDTHGSQGGTVTDTRGPQAQSAGGAAESRPGSPLPGERRSDQADGPYHPPQAYPAQAPSGAVRRPRTGARTAPRTRKARLRVAKADPWSVMKVSFLLSIALGICTIVAAAVLWMVMDAMGVFSTVGGTISEATGSNEANGFDLQAFLSLPNVLMFTTIIAIIDVVLATALATLGAFIYNLSAGFVGGIELTLAEDE, from the coding sequence GTGAGCGGAGCCACGGGCGCCGGATCGGCCGGTACCTCCACGGGTACGGAGGCGGACGGCGGCGGCCGTGGCTCCGCCGCGAGCAAGGCGGGCAAGGCGAGTAAGGCGAGTAAGGCGGACCGGGGGAACAAGGGGGGCACCGCCGCCGCGGCGGCCGCGAAGGGGACGGTGGCGGCCGCGGCCGCGAGCGACCCGGAGACGGCCGGCCTGAAGGCGGTCGGGTCGAAGGCTGACGCTCCCTCATCCTCCGAGGCCGCCTCCTCCGCTCCTTCCGCGTCCGCCTCGTCCTCCTCTCCTTCTTCCTCCACCTCTGATTCCTCCACCTCCGACACGCATGGATCCCAGGGGGGAACTGTGACGGACACCCGAGGCCCGCAGGCCCAGTCCGCAGGCGGCGCGGCCGAGTCCCGGCCGGGCTCCCCGCTGCCCGGGGAGCGGCGCTCCGACCAGGCGGACGGGCCGTACCACCCGCCGCAGGCCTACCCGGCGCAGGCGCCCTCCGGTGCCGTACGCCGGCCGCGTACCGGGGCGCGGACCGCGCCGCGTACCCGCAAGGCGCGGCTGCGGGTGGCGAAGGCCGACCCGTGGTCGGTGATGAAGGTCAGCTTCCTGCTCTCCATCGCGCTGGGCATCTGCACGATCGTCGCCGCGGCGGTGCTGTGGATGGTCATGGACGCCATGGGCGTCTTCTCCACGGTGGGCGGCACGATCTCGGAGGCGACCGGTTCCAACGAGGCGAATGGTTTCGACCTCCAGGCTTTCCTGTCCCTGCCGAACGTCCTGATGTTCACGACGATCATCGCGATCATCGATGTCGTCCTCGCGACGGCGCTGGCCACGCTCGGCGCCTTCATCTACAACCTCTCCGCGGGCTTCGTGGGCGGCATCGAGCTGACGCTGGCCGAGGACGAGTGA